A stretch of Leucobacter aridicollis DNA encodes these proteins:
- a CDS encoding hemolysin family protein, with product MNEWLQLSLGILLTFGTGVFVAAEFSLVALDRQDLERRREGGERGLDRVIRGLSHTSTHLSSAQLGITLTTLLAGYLLEPVISGALSGPLTAIGLPRELLGVVTVPVAVAIATIFSMIVGELVPKNFAISLPLATAKLVMPLQAGFTAVFKPAVKVLNGSANGILRWIGIEPKEELSGARSAQELSSLVRHSASAGLLEADTATLLDRTLHFAELTAADVMTPRLRMESIQRLEPAQAVLELSGRTGFSRFPVIDEDRDDVVGVVHVKQAVAVPRSKRAEVPVAALAEESLRVPETLRVDQLLEQLRASGYQLAIVVDEYGGTAGLVTLEDLVEEIIGEVSDEHDRSAAGVVGTANEMTFPADLRPDELREQTGIEIPDSDDYDTAAGFVLLQLGTIPVVGDEVQLPDGATLRVERMDGRRIARLRFFAAPELDELEDAGLGEGDRS from the coding sequence ATGAACGAGTGGCTGCAACTTTCCCTCGGCATTCTTCTCACATTTGGCACCGGTGTGTTCGTCGCTGCTGAGTTCTCGCTTGTCGCGCTCGACAGGCAGGACCTCGAGCGGCGCAGGGAAGGCGGGGAGCGCGGCCTGGACCGCGTCATCCGCGGGCTCTCCCACACGTCGACCCACCTCTCGAGTGCCCAGCTCGGGATCACGCTCACGACGCTGCTCGCCGGCTACCTGCTCGAGCCCGTCATCAGCGGCGCCCTCAGCGGACCGCTCACCGCGATCGGCCTGCCGCGCGAGCTCCTCGGCGTTGTCACGGTTCCCGTGGCCGTCGCGATCGCCACGATCTTCTCGATGATCGTCGGCGAGCTGGTGCCGAAGAACTTCGCGATCTCGCTGCCGCTCGCGACGGCGAAGCTCGTGATGCCGCTGCAGGCCGGCTTCACCGCGGTGTTTAAGCCCGCGGTGAAGGTGCTGAACGGCAGCGCGAACGGGATCCTGCGCTGGATTGGGATCGAGCCGAAGGAGGAGCTCTCCGGCGCCCGCTCGGCGCAGGAGCTCTCCTCGCTCGTGCGTCACTCGGCGAGCGCGGGACTCCTCGAGGCCGACACGGCGACGCTGCTCGACCGCACCCTCCATTTCGCGGAGCTCACCGCGGCAGACGTGATGACGCCGCGGCTGCGCATGGAGAGCATCCAGCGCCTCGAGCCGGCGCAGGCCGTGCTCGAGCTGTCGGGGCGCACCGGGTTCTCGCGTTTCCCGGTGATCGATGAGGATCGCGACGACGTCGTCGGGGTGGTCCACGTGAAGCAGGCTGTGGCAGTTCCCCGCTCGAAGCGCGCCGAGGTGCCGGTCGCGGCGCTCGCGGAGGAGTCGCTCCGCGTGCCTGAGACGCTGCGCGTCGACCAACTGCTCGAACAGCTGCGCGCCTCTGGCTACCAGCTTGCGATCGTCGTCGACGAGTACGGCGGCACGGCGGGCCTCGTCACGCTCGAGGATCTCGTCGAAGAGATCATCGGAGAGGTGTCAGACGAGCACGACCGCTCGGCGGCCGGCGTCGTTGGCACCGCCAACGAGATGACGTTCCCTGCGGATCTCCGGCCCGATGAGCTGCGCGAGCAGACCGGGATCGAGATCCCAGACTCCGACGATTACGACACCGCCGCTGGCTTCGTGCTGCTGCAACTCGGGACGATCCCGGTTGTTGGCGACGAGGTCCAGCTGCCCGACGGCGCGACGCTTCGCGTCGAGCGGATGGACGGCAGGCGCATCGCGCGACTCCGCTTCTTCGCGGCACCGGAGCTCGACGAGCTCGAAGACGCAGGCCTTGGGGAGGGGGACCGCTCATGA